tcgaaaactgagctagaggtggaatgcagaatgcagactattttgtgagttgtgagttgtgagttttcagagtaaattctaaagctcaccacacacccatatttataggtgttaaaccgagtgtgaacggatcggcagtcaactccggcggctgcggtaggtggccgcaatcgttgaacgcagaagttgaaacagtcaattccggcggctgcggtaggtggccgcaatcgttgaacgcagaagttgaaactgattttccctcttcaacatccaaactttgacatacaatatctcactcaccggaaattggttttgagacttcaagtatatcacgttgatctactcgagatgtagattaacatccaattattattttaattaaataataaatatttaattaaataataattttcagatttggcataaaaccatatttccaacagaTGAAACCGACATGCAAGCGGCAGATATTTCAATCTAATCAATCACAAATGCATATGCTAATCAATGGATCTTTACCTTACGTTCGAGCAAGTTCAATTCTCGGTAGGAATCCTCGGTTAACGATTGATTTGGAGGTAAGGAAACGTGGAAAACACCGAGGATGGGGAAGTTGAGTTAGGGTTTTCTGGGGGGAATTGAATTGGGGCGAAATGAAAATGGAAGGGAAGGCGAGGCGAGGCTTTCGGAATGTGAATTCAAGAGCGCTTGATAGTTTATACCAACCAACTCTTTGCTTCTTTTTGGCGCCATAGTATCACGTGATAGGTACGTGGACGAAGATTTCGGAATTATATTcttaacttttatttatttagatattttgtttccttgttttttaaAACCCAATTCTTCAATATAATTCATTTCCTTGTACAAACTTTTTTAATAttctagtatttttttattttttattttgtttctgaCACGAATATATACATGCGCCAATAACATGCACATAATTATATGTAGGCTTCTTTAAgtttaataataaaacaaaaattttcttttaaattaacGCGTACGTAACTGTATACTTAGCTTGTAATTTATGAATACTATATTAGTActgaaataaatatgaaataaatcaAATAGGTAAACCTACTTGCATGCTGCAGATGCTGCACATATTATAAGGTAAGTATCAATTAAATGTCTAAATTATAGATTAAGTCACATATATGTCTATTGATAATATCAATCAAAGATTTAAACTATCAAATTTGTATCAAATATGACCCGAGTTATATTTTCCTGCATATAAAGATAACttgtatttttcaatattttaatgCTACCTGGCAAAATGATATTGTTTTGTCCATTTTTTTGCTCATATGCTCAGATTTTTGCTCACACAcgtcaattattttttaataaattatttttttagactGAAGCGTGCATGTTTCTAACTTATTTTAGACTAGACAAGGAATTGAATTGCTTCTATGTGATTATGATAATGCATTTTATGTGAAGGTATACTTTGACACTCTACAGTTATATTTGGTCTTTCTACATAAGCGTGTGAGCAAAAATCTAAGCATTTGGTCATATTTGATAGTTCAGATATTTGATTGATATTACCATTATAGTTTATGACATACATTTGTGACTCaacttataattaattaagtctttgattgatattatatattaataattgagGACATTTTTTTGACTCAATTCATAGTCTAGgcctatttatatataataactggtaatttataagaaaaataaaaacaagttTTAATATGCCAACACCGCCAAGATAAACTGAAATTGAAAGACAGTGAATTAATTTCCACTGCATATCAAGTTGTGAATGTGAAAGCAaagctgattttttttttttttttgggagatAAACTGGAATTGGAAGACAGCGAATGAATTTCCACTGCATATCAAATTGTGAATGTGAAAACAAAGCTGATTTTTCTTCTCAACATTTCCTTACAATAATTTCTGACATTGGCAGATTACAGAATACATGGACAGATCACAAAATTTGGATTCAGAAGAAAGAAATCATCCACAGGAGCAAGAACCCTGCAAAATCCAACAACATACATAGGAAATAATCAATTAACTTTCAAAAATTTGATAAATACGAAATTCACTACTTGAATTAATATCAAGCttttaaataatcataatatGTTTTCACCAATGTTCAAGTAAATTGATGCTTTCTCcaacatttaaataaaattgtaaattaaatCATTTGAAGTAGTATATAGAATTCATTATCTCAAGCATTTGCATTCCATGCAACACACAAAAAAcatttgtatatttttatatttatataaaattaataacaactcagttattatatttataaagttTTAACCAAATATATTTGAagtgaatattgaaaaataaaagaagaattcacaataataaaaattgatatcaagaaaaaaccaaaaaaaaaaagataataaataaaaataaagataaacaaacttgaaaatagatttatttaaaaaaagatgaTAAATAATAGAGAATTTTGTAAACTTTAATCTTtaaattacattttaaatcaactatttacataaagtatatcaaattaaagctctcgtcgtgatctttaatttgatatacatattaaatattttataatttgtcgaattttacaatttcagaaagaaataaaataaaaaaaataagaagataagaaaaaagaaaaaaaataatataaataaatcttcaattttattataattaaaaaattaccattaaatttcaaaattgattCTAAATTGAAATCTAAGCTTTTCAATATAGTACTATTGATATCTCCATTTATTTTAGAACTATTCTTATTCGAGTTCGAATTTTTTAGGCTTGAATTTTCGATTCTAACCAGTAAGAAATATAATTAACTATGATCCGTAACAAACCGGTCAAATGTAAAAGCCTTTTATAAAGATGAAGACTTTTTTAATTTGCACCCAACGTGGTGAACATAAAAgtaattttaaaaacaaaaagcGTCGCCTTTTTACCTCCAATATTCAACGCCGTTTGAATTCCATCTCTCCCCGCCCCGCCGCTCCGACCATTTCCTGATccacatcaaaacacatccatGAATCTCGCCTCCTTGTCCCAATGTGagtcagtgtgtgtgtgtgtgtgtgtgtgtgtgagagagagagagagagagagagagagagagagagagagagagagagagacctctCCCGTAGCAATTAACGGTGGTGTTGACGCCGTTCCGACACTTGCAAGAAAACGACTCCTCCAAACCCTGAAACCCACAAAAGCCGCCACTCTCCTCACAATTCCGACAATCACTACTATAATAAGAATCATTAAACCGGAGCAGTATCCCATACTGCCACCTCATCGGGTCGCCCTCGTTGCCTCCGAACCCGTAAACCGACGAGTAAGACGAGCACTGCAGCTTCGGAAGATCCAAACccaaacccgaacccgacccgtcCGAAACCGGCGGCTCGTACACACAGCACGTGGATACCGGCGCGTGCGGCTCCAACCCGATGCCCGCCACCCCTTCGCACGTGTACAGCCCGCGGCACACGTTCCGGCCCGAGCCCGTGTCGCAGAAGTCGGCGTCCGGGTCGAACACGGGCGACGTGGCGGAGCAGCCGAGCAAGGCGAAGATGTTGTCCGCCGCCACGGAGAACGGGCTGCCCCGGTCCAGCGCGAAGCCGCCCGAGTCCTGCATGGCGGCGCACGTCGACATGAGCGGGTCCGCGGCGACGAGGGCGCCCGCGGCGTAGTCGATGGAGGAGATGACGGCGTAGGCGGCGCccccggcggcggcggtggagagaTGGAGGGCACCGCCGGGGGCGCACTTCACGTAGCGGGAGAAGTACGGGTGCCCGCAGCCGCTGCCCGACCCGAAGGGGTATTTGATGGGGATCGCGCCGCACGTGTCGCGGCACGTGCCGGCGAGGGCGAGGGGAGGGATGGCGATGGAGAGGAGTGTGATGAGGAGAATGTGAGTAGTGttgatttttttcattttgaaaaGTTGGAAATGTATTTTTGTGTGCAAAATATTTGTTGTGGAATGTTTTATTATGGCAAAGGCATGATTTTTGTATGTGTCGCGCTTTTCTTTCCATCAATAGATGGGTAGTTCGAATCCTCAAATGATTAGTATTTTTTCTATTCTTTATTAATAACATAAAAGAAAATGTATGTCTTAATTGTTACTGCATTTTGCCAAAAGGTAGAGCTTCGAGACTATGGGTTCCAGTGCACTGGATCACTCTAAaggtgcaatagattttatgCTCTTTTTCAATTGGTGACGAGAAAATTAATTGACGCTATAAAAATAAGTATTTGAGTAAATTTCTATTAACCTAATATGTTGCAAATCATATAGAAGGGATGTGccatatttgaaaattttatgtgTTAAATTGGTCTATCGTTAAATATGGTATTTTGAAATTTTCTAATATTATTAGACGATCACTTGTAAGTTGTAATTCTGTTTTTTCTTCTATGATTTCCAAGGCACACTCAGATAGCCAATCCGCGTGTGGTGTGAAATTAGGGGAGGATTAAGTTTATATATAGGGTTTACTTAACTTTTCATTAATCGCTAATTTTGGTTCAAAATGAAAACATGTCATGCTACGTCAACGTGTAATAATCCAAGATTACATGTCATTAATAATGGGACGTATTAAGTATAATGTAAAAATAGACAAGTGTTAAGTGTAACTATAAAATTGTTAGCATGAGACatttttgtaaaaattaaaatagttttgAGATATAACAAACGTAATTTCCCACAAATATAAATTtgtctaattaattaagttgAAAAGTGATAAATTATGTTTACTCTTTTGAAATATAATGTACAACCATATCAGCCCAAGAAATTGTTGTTAGAGGTAGCCCAATATGAGAGCAAATTTGGGAAAATAACATGAAGCCCACAAATTAGGcataaaaagattaaaaaaaagggAAGGGGCATTCCGAGAATTGAACTCGGGACCTCTCGCACCCTAAGCGAGAATCATACCACTAGACCAAATGCCCATTTTCGAGGATTTtgtctttttaattttatatatacgTGCTTATGTAATtgccaaaatttgaaaattgctATTTCAAATGTAAATCCATGAAGAATATCCTACAAAAGTCATTCCAAAATTGTACTCccccgtctcacaaaaacatgaataatTGGGAGTGACACGAATCTTAAGAAATATTAATTGAGAGTTACTGTGAGAGAAAAATGAATACTAGTTTATAAAGTGTTATCAGGGTAATGAgttaattaaggaaaagtaaTGATGGGctatgatgattttttttgtaaataaatataaaaaatgagggataaaaatTAAGGAGGTAGTgtacaaaaatgaaaatattcatatttttatgaaacgCCCCAAAACGATAAAGTATTCATGTTTTTACAAGACAAATGGATTACCATTTAAATTTTGTAAGCATTGTCGTAATGTTTTATCCAAGTAATGTTGTATAATTATCCTCGTTGAATTACTTAATATTGcaaaattttaaaacataatGCATGAGCATTGTAAAATGCGAGGAATAATAAGCCgacattaataaaaatatctaCCAGCAATAATATACTAAAtcgttcatttttatttttcttagcCGGAAGTCAATAATAGTAATTTGTTTGTCGGGCGAGAAAAggaaataacaagaaaaaatGTGACCAAAATATTGTATTTGCATGAGAATGCACATTCAGTACCAAAAACATCCATAAATAATGCATGTGAaccattatatattatttaataactgTTAGCTgacattattatatatatatatataaaaggaacgtcaagaaatataaaaaacaaGAACAATAAAGAAATTGATTTGTTTTGATCAGATTGATTTTTCCACAATGTGGGATCCCAAAAAGAGTACTATTTTCAAGTTTAATCtaatatttgttttcttttccagAAGAAAAGGGGTTAATTTCAAAGAATGAAAATTAGTTCAAACAGCCTTTGGACTTTTACCAGATTCTTTTAATTTAAGCAAATTCTACGTGTGCCCATATATTCTCCTTTTTCCGATTCAtctatgaattcttttttagaGATGTCATTTTTAAAACATGggtaaattataaaataattaggtACAAACTTTGACCCCGTTTTTCAATTTAACAACATTTTTAAATCTTTGTAAAACATATTCTTTTTTAACTTTTGTAATTGACACTTCGACTTAAATTTCAGGCAATCGAAAAGATGATATGACATCTCGTTGTCAGCGTGGATCGAAATAAAACATCGTTGTAGTACTAATATTTGGGAAAGTTGAAATGAGATGACATGTCATCTTTTCGATTGTCTgaaatttaaattgaagccgtaattgcaaaaattgaaaagaatatatatttatttgcaaaaatttaaaaattgaaattgacaTGTCCaagattttaaaatatatttatttgataaattgtataagtaaataaagaaattttaaaaacagAGCGACAGAAGATTCAAACCCAGAACTTTAGATTTTAAACATTAACCTCCTACGTACCgttaggccaacacacgcacacagttTGCTATCTTTTGATGTTAGCTAGTTCAACCATAAAATCGAGCAAGTTAGgccttaattatttattaactGCCTCAGTGCACAATAAATCCATCTCTAAATTAATACTAGCATGAATCGCACAATAAATCCATCTCCAAACTAACAGTAGCATGAATTGCACAATAAATCCTTACTAGCATAAATCCATTGGCAAACTAATGGTGTAGTGGTGTTGATCTTCACGTGCTGTGTGAAGGACAAGTTAGGCCTAAAACTTAATGAGTTACGCCTTATTTAATTAGGGGaacttttactattttttggttttgcactttaattttaaaatctgcATACAAATGTTTGAACTTTGTGTTCTTCTTGATTTTGTAATCAACGAATTTTTTCCCCCAAATCGTTGCTGACATAGCAGCCGGATTCAGGGCCGTATCTGTGTCTCACGGGGCTCTAAaacgaaaatttaaaaatagccctttataatataatttttttctacgatatcaattaatataatatttgatatttagtaaaaacataaaaatcatcaactttTTGAATGCTAagttgccaaaaaagaaaagaaaaaacaaaaaacaaatataaccaaatttaacatatataatatttcattacatagaataaaagaaaagaaaaaattgaagacTCAACTcacctttcttttttttttttttgataagaaaaAGGCTTTATTGAAGCAAGGAGGTACCAGAGATACCAGAGAACAAAGGCCAGAACAAAGTCATTACAAACACAGAGGAGGTGGGTCGCCGGAAATCCAGTTCTTAAAGCTGGATCCGAAATCTAAAAAAACAAAGGTTTtaccccaactccacattcTTGTTTTAACTTCCAAGATCAAGGACTGAATCTCTCAAACTCTTCCTTCAAAGCGACTCTCGTTCCGACACTTCCAGAGTACCCAATTGACACAACACCAGAGCGCCGAAAGGAATTTTTTGTTCCGCTTACAGTTCCCCAAACCTGTAAAAGCAACGAAATGCGAAACCACATCTTGAGGGCGAACAAAGAAAACACCGAGCCACCTGTGAATTTCGTCCCAAACTTGCACTGATTTTGGGCAATGGAGGAGCAGATAATTTGTCGATTCCACCTGAAAAAAGCATGCATTGCAGTGGAGTTCTTCAATGGAAAGtataatatttctttttctgAGGTTATCACAAGAAGGAATTCTATCTTGTAATATTCTCCAAGCCGTGACTTTCGCCTTATGAGGAGCTGGAATTTTCCACACCTTTGTCAAAAATTTCTTGGAGTCAGTCTCCCTTTGCGTCTCGTGATCTGCTTCTTTGATAGTCTCGCCTTTCTAGCTTTATCCATTTGTCTTGTTTGCATTTGAAcacaaaataaatagaaaaataatgaatattaatctttaaaaatattatatatatttatatatacttacATACTTGAGCTAAAAAATGGGCCCCTCAAGATTTGGGGCTCTAGGCAATTGCATGTTGTGCATATAGCTAGTTACAGCCCTGGCCGGATTGGGAGGAAAGTTTGAAATGCATAATGAAGCAGATAAGTTTGTTGTTAATGTGAAATTTAGACCATGTAATTATAGAGTTTGAGATGTCAATCCGATTACCATGTCAGTAACAATTTGGGAGTAAAAATTCGCTGATTAGTTCAAATATTTATatgcatattttaaaattgaggtGCAAAACCAGAAAATAGTAAAAGTTCTAGTATTTATAGGCCAATATTCCTATTTAATTAActatcatatattcatattgCACAATAAATCCATTTCCAAACTAATACTAGCATGAATTGAAAACCTAGCTAACATAGTAACATGTGATCACTCTCAAGTAAAAAGTCTACCCGGTGTTGATCTTCACGTACCTtgaatatttgattatattttgcTATATGGGCGAGTATATTAATATCCTAATAAGTTTATATATCgcaatgataataataattattataataaaaaacaCAACGATAAAATCACCTTTGATCAACGACATAGTCCAACCAATTTTATTAACTACGAAAATGCATCGTCGTTAATGAACAACGAAAATACCCATCTTTAAATTCATAAATGTGGTCGTAAATTCAGACTACGAATTAACGATGACTCGATGAGAACTTTCCGTCGTTGACAGTGTTTATCACGATTAGATTAAAAAAGCCCTTTAATTCGTCACTAATAGTTTTAACgacaaaaaatatgaattttaacgATGATTATTTATGCCGGGAACATCATTTTCTTGTAGTAAACGTCGGTATaacttttagaaaaaaaaataattatttgtcaaaattttaataattcaacGACTAGAGTTGAACGCACAAATATTGCCCGAAAACGTAgaacaaattttttatttattcgcGTCAAATTTTCGATTGTCTCATTCCAAACTTATTCAAATAGAGAAAAAAGAGCTTTCATTTCGACTCATCGGGATAGggataaaaaatagaaattccATACGCATAAAACACATGTTGGAAGCGTTACCACGGAGAGGATGggccccaccccaccccacccaccttTTCGCGCCATTTACACAGAGGTCCGATGAAGTATAAATAGGCTATAATTAAGGTCCACATATTGACATAGCGCCAGCCCATTTACCCGCCCCGGAATATATTTCGGGTTGACCCACGATGCTCATAGCCAGCGCCGCGCTGCCCCCGCCGCTTGTGGGACCCAAATCCGCCGCGAAATTCAGTCCAAGGCAAAGCTTCATAACCTCAGCCACCGATTTTCCCTCATTTCTCCCTAAACAAATGGAGAGTATTAGAGACCCTTTCGCCAGGAAGCTGGCTTCCAGGATTCAGCGACTGCCCGTAGATGTAAAGTtttgcagattttttttttcttcttctgattTTCATGCTATTTAGGTTTAATTCACTTCATCCTGTATACTGGCCTAGAACTCCATTGCATGCTCAATTTGTTGCTTCTTTTAGTTAGGAAATGATGTTTAATTTCTCATATTTGAGCCTAAAGAAGTGGAGACTGACTATCCGTGCATGCGGAGATTTCGATGTTTTGCTCGGTGAAACgaatgttgatttttttttgtttttgtttttgtttttgtttttggttctttgtctttttcctttgtttggtgATATTTTGAGAGTGTTGGTACCATTGGATTCTACTGCATTATCCACTCATGTATGTATGGAGGTACATATCTGCAAGTTGAAGTTGTGAGAtctagaaaatatatatatgaaaaatgctGAATTAATGTTGGTGTTGCATAATGTATGGATTTTGTAATCACTTCTTTTGTCTGGTTAGTAAACTCTTACCATTTGATTAATGGGAATCTTCCCTTATGTGTAGCTAAGTTTGTCGGGGACTCGCGTAATGAGTAGCTGCATACAGCCGAAAACACAGCTTAATACAGTTCCACTAGTTCTTCTTCACGGATTTGATAGGTTTGAGAATGTGAAGATTATATGATATTTTGGGAACATTGCTCTCTGTTTTGTGATTCCTAGTTCATCACATCTTATCCTTCAGCTCGTGTTTTGAATGGAGATATGGTCTTCCTTTACTCGAAGAGGCTGGATTTGAGACGTGGGCTGTTGATGTTCTGGGATGGGGCTTCTCTGATTTGGGCATGTTTTCTTGATTTAGCTTCACTTTTTTTGATGGTTTATTTAGATGACTTTTTCTATAAGTGCACACCGTATCTTGCTTAATTTTTCAACTTTTCGTGTTGTGTTTTTCTAGAGAAGCTTCCTTCGTGCAGCGTGGCTTCCAAGCGTGATCACCTCTATCAGGTGTGAACTCCTTTCTGTTAATTCTGTTTATGTaacttaccaaaaaaaaaaaaaactgtttaTGTAAACACTCTTTTTAGGTTATCATTTGCTTGTATTCAttatgatatactccctccgtccgcgatatcgtttccacattgtggacggcccgggttttaagaaaagtgatgtggacctacttctataaatggaagtggaaacgactTCGCGGACAaaccgaaatggcaaatgtggaaacgatatcgcggaagGAGGGAGTAGTATTGTATTATTTTGAAGTAAACTGTCTCAGATTGAGGGATTAGATCTAAGTATGTGCCGTTCCAATCGAAAGATGAAGTAGTGTTGCAGAGTGTACCAAAATCTTACTATTTGCCATAGAGTTGTCAATTCAAGATGCCACTCTTTTGTTCTGCTTTAATTGATTccctgaacttcagaccttacCTCTCTCGGCTCTTGGGAGAGGCCGACAAGCACTTGTTACGGCTGATTATAGCTTCATTCCAAAACACATGAGAAGTTTAGCTTACCATTTAAGATTGGTCTTACCCAGTTTTGGAGTTCCTATATTAAGAGGCCAATGACATTGGTCGGACCAAGTCTTGGAGCTGCTGTTGCCATTGACTTCGCAGTCAACCACCCGGAAGCTGTAAGCATCGTCTGAGATTTTCCGTTAGTCTATGTGGATGATTATTATTTATGATTGTCATTTTGCTTAAACTATTGAGTTCCCTGttcttcatttaaattttagGTTGACAAGCTGATTCTAATTGATGCAAGTGTCTATGCCGAAGGTACCGGACACCTTGCTACATTACCTAAAGTGATGGCATATGCCGGAGTGAGTTTCACAACAACTTGAATGTTCATGTTCTGCTGGTTATTGCTTCACTCTAATTTTACATTTGTGATCAAGCTATGCAATTAATCCTCCTTCTCGTGCCTAAAAGCTTTTAAGTGGAAATAGAAGCAGTTAACATGTGTTTACTGTATCTATATCCTTTCCTGAGTTCATATCGACTGAGAAATCTTCAAGAACTATATGCCAAGACTCGACATAATATCTCTTGAAATACATTTGGATGAGAACCTATTCCAGATACAGAATCAACGGGCTGCATATTTCATAtcccattttcttttttgagctTCCTATTTAGTTTTAGTTTGTGCAGTCCAGGTATCCTTCTTAACGTCTGAATCATATCCGACTGCTGCACAGGTGTATTTATTAAAGTCCTTACCGTTGCGCCTATGTGCAACATTATTGGCTTTCAATAGCTTAACATGGGATACTTGCTATGAGTGGGCAAAGGTGAGTGGTGACAATTAATATTATGACAATGAAAAAACTGCACCGCTTGTATTTTACAGATTCTCTATATGTCGaacatttattttgtttgaattATGATAATCCTTAATACTGATGCAGATCGGGCGTCTACATTGTCTCTTGCCTTGGTGGACTGATGCAACCGTTGATTTTATGACAAGCGGGGGCTACAACGTCAGTGCTCAAATCGGACAGGTATATATATCATACTACCGACACCATAGTTATGCTTTAGTCTCCATTCGAAATTATCTGATCTGCTTTCTGCAGGTTAAACAGAAAACACTAATTATATGGGGAGAAAATGACCAGATTATTGACTATAAGCTTGCAGTGGTGAGTTTTCGTCTTAGTTTCTACTGCACGAGTTCGCGAATGGAAAAAGTGATGTGTTATTCCTTTCCTATACAGAGACTACACAGCGAATTACCAAATGCAATAATACGCCAAATACCAGAGTGCGGCCACATCCCTCACGTGGAGAAGCCTGCTGCTGTTTCCAAGTTAATATCAGAGTTCGTTCGAGCTGAGAGCAAGGTATTTATGGTTACTTGAGGAAATTAAGACGAATAGTTGGTTGGCCTCTTTATGGACTCAATTTAGTGCTTATGAGTTGCATGACTCTTCTGGTCATGAGTGATTCCTTGACATAATTTGTGTTTATAGCAATTTGATCTTAGAATATAGAGCTCTTCTGTGTCGTTAGCAAGCTATTGAACAACCTTTTGGTCTTCTTAGAGAAAGAATGAAAAGATTAATTAAATGTGTTGAATTAATTCGATATATAGTGAGAATGGTAAAATGCAAGAATCATTGATAAAGGTTGCCATTCGCTGCAAGCTATTGAACAATTCGATATTATTCAATGCTTTATTTCATCAAGATCTTCATCATTATTTCAACCTACCTATAGAGTCTAACACATAAAAAAAGGTTGTCTATATAGTGATTAAGTCTAACTCCATTAAACAGGAAGTGATTAGGGTGTGGAAAGCTCCAATCCCTATTTCTGTTGGAAGTGAAGAAGTTCCCTCGTCTTCATCTTCAACTGTCTGAACGCTTCAACATCCACCATCTCTGCAAAACGTGGTTGAATGCTTATGAAGTTGGGGCAACAGCTCCATAGGAAAGCCCGGGCGATCGTCAAATTCTCCACCACAGGTACAGCTAAACCATCTCCGACATATCCATATCCACCCTCTTGCATCTTCACAAGTTGGTTCAACGAAGCGAACCACGAGGCAGTAGCCTTATCGGGCAACCAACGTATGCGTATATCCGACTCCCATCCCCTACTACCTATCGTATTGAACTCGAGAACTTAAATGTATCGAATATTTGGAACATCAAACTCCGCATCCACGTCTATAAATTGATGTACGGCTATGGTTAATTCTTACACCATTCCAGTTATATTCAGAGATGTAATCCACAATCACCAATTCTTTGAGACGAGGAAATTGATGccacaaattaaaattaaa
The genomic region above belongs to Salvia miltiorrhiza cultivar Shanhuang (shh) chromosome 5, IMPLAD_Smil_shh, whole genome shotgun sequence and contains:
- the LOC131025145 gene encoding uncharacterized protein LOC131025145 yields the protein MKKINTTHILLITLLSIAIPPLALAGTCRDTCGAIPIKYPFGSGSGCGHPYFSRYVKCAPGGALHLSTAAAGGAAYAVISSIDYAAGALVAADPLMSTCAAMQDSGGFALDRGSPFSVAADNIFALLGCSATSPVFDPDADFCDTGSGRNVCRGLYTCEGVAGIGLEPHAPVSTCCVYEPPVSDGSGSGLGLDLPKLQCSSYSSVYGFGGNEGDPMRWQYGILLRFNDSYYSSDCRNCEESGGFCGFQGLEESFSCKCRNGVNTTVNCYGRGNGRSGGAGRDGIQTALNIGGFLLLWMISFF
- the LOC131025147 gene encoding alpha/beta hydrolase domain-containing protein VTE7 isoform X2, which translates into the protein MLIASAALPPPLVGPKSAAKFSPRQSFITSATDFPSFLPKQMESIRDPFARKLASRIQRLPVDLSLSGTRVMSSCIQPKTQLNTVPLVLLHGFDSSCFEWRYGLPLLEEAGFETWAVDVLGWGFSDLEKLPSCSVASKRDHLYQFWSSYIKRPMTLVGPSLGAAVAIDFAVNHPEAVDKLILIDASVYAEGTGHLATLPKVMAYAGIGRLHCLLPWWTDATVDFMTSGGYNVSAQIGQVKQKTLIIWGENDQIIDYKLAVRLHSELPNAIIRQIPECGHIPHVEKPAAVSKLISEFVRAESKEVIRVWKAPIPISVGSEEVPSSSSSTV
- the LOC131025147 gene encoding alpha/beta hydrolase domain-containing protein VTE7 isoform X1, with the translated sequence MLIASAALPPPLVGPKSAAKFSPRQSFITSATDFPSFLPKQMESIRDPFARKLASRIQRLPVDLSLSGTRVMSSCIQPKTQLNTVPLVLLHGFDSSCFEWRYGLPLLEEAGFETWAVDVLGWGFSDLEKLPSCSVASKRDHLYQFWSSYIKRPMTLVGPSLGAAVAIDFAVNHPEAVDKLILIDASVYAEGTGHLATLPKVMAYAGVYLLKSLPLRLCATLLAFNSLTWDTCYEWAKIGRLHCLLPWWTDATVDFMTSGGYNVSAQIGQVKQKTLIIWGENDQIIDYKLAVRLHSELPNAIIRQIPECGHIPHVEKPAAVSKLISEFVRAESKEVIRVWKAPIPISVGSEEVPSSSSSTV